A part of Gossypium hirsutum isolate 1008001.06 chromosome A07, Gossypium_hirsutum_v2.1, whole genome shotgun sequence genomic DNA contains:
- the LOC107929967 gene encoding uncharacterized protein isoform X3, translating to MMLCLKPEALDEDHHPQSPNSNTINGNGDCNGGNNGGFILPISWGSSINRYLQWKSGKVWSKSFSAGDDSCNSCSELEVKKLQQQLQEETDLHLALASAVEHCGSPSSSSPGKLPDKAQELLDSIAVLEITVANLEQEFVSLQCQISQERNERRLAEYHLKHLPFPSTSLFDSSLAYLTEPIARLCNEEEAEQNTDDMHLPEAFIDNNYIVDNLWHHPNQLSEEMVLRMRDIFIFLADSSKLSSSSSSSSVSPASPHCPLANFLASSSDSPVVTSFVSSPSGGGAYDPYGISDKVDWTFSIGTYSKAIEVSWLSVGKKELEYAAMALKRFRLLVEQLLRVDPSQMSSNEKLAFWVNLYNALIMHAYLAYGVPRNDIKLFSLMQKAAYTIGGLSVSAADIECTVLKMNPATYRPQIAAVFALQKFKASAELQKYTIDHPEPLLHFALSCGLHSSPAVRIFRPENMNESLKRSMQDYIQASVGISNKGKLLVPKLLHCFAKGMVEDSVLPDWICQFLSPQQASMVKNCLSRNKWRILGARVFSIIPFDSRFRFLFLLDDKSSQLSKSKV from the exons ATGATGCTTTGTTTGAAGCCTGAAGCTTTGGATGAAGATCATCATCCTCAAAGTCCTAATAGTAATACCATTAATGGGAATGGGGATTGCAATGGTGGTAATAATGGGGGTTTTATTCTACCAATCAGTTG GGGAAGTTCTATTAATAGGTATTTACAATGGAAGAGTGGTAAGGTTTGGAGCAAGTCATTTTCAGCTGGGGATGATTCTTGTAATTCTTGTTCTGAATTGGAG GTTAAAAAGTTGCAGCAGCAGTTGCAGGAAGAGACTGATTTGCACTTAGCTCTAGCAAGTGCTGTTGAACATTGTGGTTCACCTTCGTCTAGTTCTCCAGGCAAGCTTCCTGATAAG GCCCAGGAGCTTTTAGATAGCATAGCTGTTCTCGAGATTACCGTAGCAAATTTAGAGCAGGAATTTGTTTCTTTACAATGTCAGATTAGTCAAGAAAGGAATGAGCGACGTCTTGCTGAGTACCATTTAAAGCATTTGCCATTTCCTTCAACGTCACTTTTTGATAGCTCTTTGGCTTACTTAACCGAACCG ATTGCAAGGCTTTGCAATGAAGAGGAAGCCGAACAAAACACGGATGATATGCATCTGCCAGAGGCTTTTATTGATAACAATTATATCGTGGATAACCTTTGGCATCATCCCAATCAACTATCTGAAGAAATGGTCTTACGCATGAGagatattttcattttcttagcAGATTCATCCAAGCTTTCTTCTTCATCGTCTTCTTCTTCGGTGTCACCCGCTTCACCTCACTGCCCCCTTGCCAATTTTTTGGCATCATCCTCGGACTCACCCGTTGTAACTTCCTTTGTAAGTAGTCCCTCAGGAGGTGGTGCATATGACCCTTATGGAATCTCTGACAAAGTTGACTGGACATTTAGTATTGGGACCTATAGTAAAGCGATTGAAGTCTCGTGGTTGTCTGTTGGGAAGAAAGAACTTGAATATGCCGCTATGGCTCTAAAAAGATTCAG ATTGCTTGTTGAGCAGCTGTTGAGGGTGGATCCTTCTCAAATGAGTTCCAATGAGAAACTGGCATTTTGGGTTAACTTGTATAATGCATTGATTATGCAT GCATATTTAGCATATGGAGTTCCAAGAAACGATATCAAACTATTTTCCTTAATGCAGAAG GCTGCGTACACCATTGGAGGACTCTCCGTGAGTGCAGCTGACATAGAATGCACCGTTCTAAAGATGAATCCTGCTACTTATCGACCTCAAATA GCTGCGGTTTTCGCACTTCAGAAATTCAAGGCTTCTGCTGAACTGCAGAAGTATACAATTGATCATCCCGAGCCTCTACTTCATTTTGCCTTAAGTTGCGGGTTGCATTCATCACCTGCG GTGAGGATTTTCAGGCCTGAAAATATGAACGAGTCGCTAAAAAGATCAATGCAAGACTACATTCAAGCATCTGTCGGAATAAGTAACAAAGGGAAACTATTAGTGCCTAAATTGCTGCATTGTTTTGCCAAAGGAATGGTGGAGGACTCGGTTTTACCCGATTGGATTTGTCAATTCTTATCGCCGCAACAAGCTTCCATGGTTAAGAACTGTTTATCACGTAATAAGTGGAGGATCCTCGGTGCTAGAGTATTTTCCATCATACCTTTCGATTCGAGGTTCCGGTTTCTCTTCCTATTGGATGATAAGAGCAGCCAGCTTTCGAAATCTAAAGTTTGA
- the LOC107929967 gene encoding uncharacterized protein isoform X2 produces the protein MMLCLKPEALDEDHHPQSPNSNTINGNGDCNGGNNGGFILPISWGSSINRYLQWKSGKVWSKSFSAGDDSCNSCSELEDGKSHERSGQETNQQLCNYKYQLEQEVKKLQQQLQEETDLHLALASAVEHCGSPSSSSPGKLPDKAQELLDSIAVLEITVANLEQEFVSLQCQISQERNERRLAEYHLKHLPFPSTSLFDSSLAYLTEPIARLCNEEEAEQNTDDMHLPEAFIDNNYIVDNLWHHPNQLSEEMVLRMRDIFIFLADSSKLSSSSSSSSVSPASPHCPLANFLASSSDSPVVTSFVSSPSGGGAYDPYGISDKVDWTFSIGTYSKAIEVSWLSVGKKELEYAAMALKRFRLLVEQLLRVDPSQMSSNEKLAFWVNLYNALIMHAYLAYGVPRNDIKLFSLMQKAAYTIGGLSVSAADIECTVLKMNPATYRPQIKFKASAELQKYTIDHPEPLLHFALSCGLHSSPAVRIFRPENMNESLKRSMQDYIQASVGISNKGKLLVPKLLHCFAKGMVEDSVLPDWICQFLSPQQASMVKNCLSRNKWRILGARVFSIIPFDSRFRFLFLLDDKSSQLSKSKV, from the exons ATGATGCTTTGTTTGAAGCCTGAAGCTTTGGATGAAGATCATCATCCTCAAAGTCCTAATAGTAATACCATTAATGGGAATGGGGATTGCAATGGTGGTAATAATGGGGGTTTTATTCTACCAATCAGTTG GGGAAGTTCTATTAATAGGTATTTACAATGGAAGAGTGGTAAGGTTTGGAGCAAGTCATTTTCAGCTGGGGATGATTCTTGTAATTCTTGTTCTGAATTGGAG GATGGTAAGTCCCATGAAAGGAGTGGACAAGAGACAAATCAACAGTTGTGTAATTATAAATACCAGCTTGAGCAAGAA GTTAAAAAGTTGCAGCAGCAGTTGCAGGAAGAGACTGATTTGCACTTAGCTCTAGCAAGTGCTGTTGAACATTGTGGTTCACCTTCGTCTAGTTCTCCAGGCAAGCTTCCTGATAAG GCCCAGGAGCTTTTAGATAGCATAGCTGTTCTCGAGATTACCGTAGCAAATTTAGAGCAGGAATTTGTTTCTTTACAATGTCAGATTAGTCAAGAAAGGAATGAGCGACGTCTTGCTGAGTACCATTTAAAGCATTTGCCATTTCCTTCAACGTCACTTTTTGATAGCTCTTTGGCTTACTTAACCGAACCG ATTGCAAGGCTTTGCAATGAAGAGGAAGCCGAACAAAACACGGATGATATGCATCTGCCAGAGGCTTTTATTGATAACAATTATATCGTGGATAACCTTTGGCATCATCCCAATCAACTATCTGAAGAAATGGTCTTACGCATGAGagatattttcattttcttagcAGATTCATCCAAGCTTTCTTCTTCATCGTCTTCTTCTTCGGTGTCACCCGCTTCACCTCACTGCCCCCTTGCCAATTTTTTGGCATCATCCTCGGACTCACCCGTTGTAACTTCCTTTGTAAGTAGTCCCTCAGGAGGTGGTGCATATGACCCTTATGGAATCTCTGACAAAGTTGACTGGACATTTAGTATTGGGACCTATAGTAAAGCGATTGAAGTCTCGTGGTTGTCTGTTGGGAAGAAAGAACTTGAATATGCCGCTATGGCTCTAAAAAGATTCAG ATTGCTTGTTGAGCAGCTGTTGAGGGTGGATCCTTCTCAAATGAGTTCCAATGAGAAACTGGCATTTTGGGTTAACTTGTATAATGCATTGATTATGCAT GCATATTTAGCATATGGAGTTCCAAGAAACGATATCAAACTATTTTCCTTAATGCAGAAG GCTGCGTACACCATTGGAGGACTCTCCGTGAGTGCAGCTGACATAGAATGCACCGTTCTAAAGATGAATCCTGCTACTTATCGACCTCAAATA AAATTCAAGGCTTCTGCTGAACTGCAGAAGTATACAATTGATCATCCCGAGCCTCTACTTCATTTTGCCTTAAGTTGCGGGTTGCATTCATCACCTGCG GTGAGGATTTTCAGGCCTGAAAATATGAACGAGTCGCTAAAAAGATCAATGCAAGACTACATTCAAGCATCTGTCGGAATAAGTAACAAAGGGAAACTATTAGTGCCTAAATTGCTGCATTGTTTTGCCAAAGGAATGGTGGAGGACTCGGTTTTACCCGATTGGATTTGTCAATTCTTATCGCCGCAACAAGCTTCCATGGTTAAGAACTGTTTATCACGTAATAAGTGGAGGATCCTCGGTGCTAGAGTATTTTCCATCATACCTTTCGATTCGAGGTTCCGGTTTCTCTTCCTATTGGATGATAAGAGCAGCCAGCTTTCGAAATCTAAAGTTTGA
- the LOC107929967 gene encoding uncharacterized protein isoform X1, with protein sequence MMLCLKPEALDEDHHPQSPNSNTINGNGDCNGGNNGGFILPISWGSSINRYLQWKSGKVWSKSFSAGDDSCNSCSELEDGKSHERSGQETNQQLCNYKYQLEQEVKKLQQQLQEETDLHLALASAVEHCGSPSSSSPGKLPDKAQELLDSIAVLEITVANLEQEFVSLQCQISQERNERRLAEYHLKHLPFPSTSLFDSSLAYLTEPIARLCNEEEAEQNTDDMHLPEAFIDNNYIVDNLWHHPNQLSEEMVLRMRDIFIFLADSSKLSSSSSSSSVSPASPHCPLANFLASSSDSPVVTSFVSSPSGGGAYDPYGISDKVDWTFSIGTYSKAIEVSWLSVGKKELEYAAMALKRFRLLVEQLLRVDPSQMSSNEKLAFWVNLYNALIMHAYLAYGVPRNDIKLFSLMQKAAYTIGGLSVSAADIECTVLKMNPATYRPQIAAVFALQKFKASAELQKYTIDHPEPLLHFALSCGLHSSPAVRIFRPENMNESLKRSMQDYIQASVGISNKGKLLVPKLLHCFAKGMVEDSVLPDWICQFLSPQQASMVKNCLSRNKWRILGARVFSIIPFDSRFRFLFLLDDKSSQLSKSKV encoded by the exons ATGATGCTTTGTTTGAAGCCTGAAGCTTTGGATGAAGATCATCATCCTCAAAGTCCTAATAGTAATACCATTAATGGGAATGGGGATTGCAATGGTGGTAATAATGGGGGTTTTATTCTACCAATCAGTTG GGGAAGTTCTATTAATAGGTATTTACAATGGAAGAGTGGTAAGGTTTGGAGCAAGTCATTTTCAGCTGGGGATGATTCTTGTAATTCTTGTTCTGAATTGGAG GATGGTAAGTCCCATGAAAGGAGTGGACAAGAGACAAATCAACAGTTGTGTAATTATAAATACCAGCTTGAGCAAGAA GTTAAAAAGTTGCAGCAGCAGTTGCAGGAAGAGACTGATTTGCACTTAGCTCTAGCAAGTGCTGTTGAACATTGTGGTTCACCTTCGTCTAGTTCTCCAGGCAAGCTTCCTGATAAG GCCCAGGAGCTTTTAGATAGCATAGCTGTTCTCGAGATTACCGTAGCAAATTTAGAGCAGGAATTTGTTTCTTTACAATGTCAGATTAGTCAAGAAAGGAATGAGCGACGTCTTGCTGAGTACCATTTAAAGCATTTGCCATTTCCTTCAACGTCACTTTTTGATAGCTCTTTGGCTTACTTAACCGAACCG ATTGCAAGGCTTTGCAATGAAGAGGAAGCCGAACAAAACACGGATGATATGCATCTGCCAGAGGCTTTTATTGATAACAATTATATCGTGGATAACCTTTGGCATCATCCCAATCAACTATCTGAAGAAATGGTCTTACGCATGAGagatattttcattttcttagcAGATTCATCCAAGCTTTCTTCTTCATCGTCTTCTTCTTCGGTGTCACCCGCTTCACCTCACTGCCCCCTTGCCAATTTTTTGGCATCATCCTCGGACTCACCCGTTGTAACTTCCTTTGTAAGTAGTCCCTCAGGAGGTGGTGCATATGACCCTTATGGAATCTCTGACAAAGTTGACTGGACATTTAGTATTGGGACCTATAGTAAAGCGATTGAAGTCTCGTGGTTGTCTGTTGGGAAGAAAGAACTTGAATATGCCGCTATGGCTCTAAAAAGATTCAG ATTGCTTGTTGAGCAGCTGTTGAGGGTGGATCCTTCTCAAATGAGTTCCAATGAGAAACTGGCATTTTGGGTTAACTTGTATAATGCATTGATTATGCAT GCATATTTAGCATATGGAGTTCCAAGAAACGATATCAAACTATTTTCCTTAATGCAGAAG GCTGCGTACACCATTGGAGGACTCTCCGTGAGTGCAGCTGACATAGAATGCACCGTTCTAAAGATGAATCCTGCTACTTATCGACCTCAAATA GCTGCGGTTTTCGCACTTCAGAAATTCAAGGCTTCTGCTGAACTGCAGAAGTATACAATTGATCATCCCGAGCCTCTACTTCATTTTGCCTTAAGTTGCGGGTTGCATTCATCACCTGCG GTGAGGATTTTCAGGCCTGAAAATATGAACGAGTCGCTAAAAAGATCAATGCAAGACTACATTCAAGCATCTGTCGGAATAAGTAACAAAGGGAAACTATTAGTGCCTAAATTGCTGCATTGTTTTGCCAAAGGAATGGTGGAGGACTCGGTTTTACCCGATTGGATTTGTCAATTCTTATCGCCGCAACAAGCTTCCATGGTTAAGAACTGTTTATCACGTAATAAGTGGAGGATCCTCGGTGCTAGAGTATTTTCCATCATACCTTTCGATTCGAGGTTCCGGTTTCTCTTCCTATTGGATGATAAGAGCAGCCAGCTTTCGAAATCTAAAGTTTGA